The following are from one region of the Sandaracinus amylolyticus genome:
- a CDS encoding Lrp/AsnC family transcriptional regulator — translation MNRAFACATRIARPRKGWRDERHTTEECLARRVEIPNRAKRHSAVAIEVGMAVRETGSAPKTVVDTPRQATYTVASMSRSAAPLLDAIDRALLDALQDDCKQPLAKLGERVGLSAPSVLERVRKLEQSGLITGYHAVIDPRVAGFDVGAFIGIGIDHPRSIPGFEEAVLAIPEVLECHHVTGRHTLMIKVRTQNTESLHRLISLLRELPGVARTETMVVLETQLERQRLVLPAVAEEDTPPPRRRARATRSEVPEA, via the coding sequence GTGAATCGCGCGTTCGCCTGCGCGACGCGGATCGCACGTCCCCGAAAGGGATGGCGTGACGAGCGTCACACGACCGAAGAATGTTTGGCGCGTCGCGTCGAGATCCCGAATCGAGCCAAACGACATTCGGCAGTCGCGATAGAAGTCGGAATGGCCGTACGAGAAACCGGATCGGCGCCGAAAACTGTTGTTGACACGCCGCGTCAGGCCACGTACACCGTTGCCTCGATGTCACGCTCCGCGGCGCCCCTGCTCGATGCGATCGACCGAGCGCTCCTCGATGCGCTCCAGGACGACTGCAAGCAGCCCCTCGCGAAGCTCGGCGAGCGCGTCGGTCTCTCCGCGCCGTCCGTGCTCGAGCGCGTGCGCAAGCTCGAGCAATCGGGCCTCATCACCGGCTACCACGCGGTGATCGACCCGCGCGTCGCAGGGTTCGACGTCGGCGCGTTCATCGGCATCGGCATCGACCACCCGCGCTCGATCCCCGGGTTCGAGGAAGCGGTGCTGGCGATCCCCGAGGTGCTCGAGTGCCACCACGTCACCGGGCGCCACACGTTGATGATCAAGGTCCGCACGCAGAACACCGAGTCGCTGCACCGGCTGATCAGCCTGCTGCGCGAGCTCCCCGGTGTGGCGCGGACCGAGACGATGGTCGTGCTCGAGACGCAGCTCGAGCGCCAGCGCCTCGTGCTGCCGGCAGTCGCCGAAGAGGACACGCCACCGCCGCGTCGTCGTGCGCGCGCCACGCGTAGTGAAGTGCCCGAGGCCTGA
- a CDS encoding AraC family transcriptional regulator, whose translation MNRADASIEGNAIRVSSFVLTWPRLLGLSLDEVARASDIPLARLESGAELSYEETLALWRALETITGDPVVGLHAGARFTIDQMGVVGPALAHCTHLDAAIDALVRIMNIFVRNARIARVDTEDGAGIEYRMPTLRTRQGADTIFAATTALVRHCTATHVVPIALEHQMPRCGEAQYERFFGVRPRWDRPTSYLLFARADLALPFRGAAPELAALLSEHAPRLLSKSESVSFDQELERAFWAAHARGEASLETTAAALGVGARTLQRRLTSMGSTFAQQRGEILHRRALQLLRDEQIPIDVIAERLGYSSRTAFERAFSRWCGKTPHAVRTESR comes from the coding sequence GTGAACCGTGCGGACGCAAGCATCGAAGGGAACGCGATCCGCGTCTCGTCGTTCGTCCTCACCTGGCCGCGCCTGCTCGGGCTCTCGCTCGACGAGGTCGCGCGCGCGTCGGACATCCCACTCGCCCGGCTCGAGAGCGGCGCCGAGCTCTCGTACGAGGAGACGCTCGCGCTCTGGCGCGCGCTCGAGACGATCACCGGCGATCCCGTCGTCGGCCTCCACGCCGGCGCCCGCTTCACGATCGATCAGATGGGCGTCGTCGGTCCCGCGCTCGCGCACTGCACGCACCTCGACGCCGCGATCGATGCGCTCGTGCGCATCATGAACATCTTCGTGCGCAACGCGCGCATCGCGCGGGTGGACACCGAGGACGGCGCCGGCATCGAGTACCGGATGCCCACGCTGCGCACGCGACAGGGCGCCGACACGATCTTCGCCGCGACCACCGCGCTGGTGCGCCACTGCACCGCGACCCACGTCGTCCCGATCGCGCTCGAGCACCAGATGCCGCGCTGCGGAGAGGCGCAGTACGAGCGCTTCTTCGGAGTGCGACCGCGCTGGGATCGTCCCACGAGCTACCTGCTCTTCGCGCGGGCCGATCTCGCCCTGCCCTTCCGCGGCGCCGCGCCCGAGCTCGCCGCGCTGCTCTCGGAGCACGCGCCGCGCCTCCTCTCGAAGAGCGAGAGCGTCTCGTTCGATCAGGAGCTCGAGCGCGCGTTCTGGGCCGCCCACGCCCGCGGCGAGGCGAGCCTCGAGACCACCGCCGCCGCGCTCGGCGTCGGCGCGCGCACGCTGCAGCGACGGCTGACCTCGATGGGCTCGACCTTCGCGCAGCAGCGCGGCGAGATCCTCCATCGCCGCGCGCTCCAGCTCCTGCGCGACGAGCAGATCCCGATCGACGTGATCGCGGAGCGCCTCGGGTACAGCTCGCGCACCGCGTTCGAGCGCGCGTTCTCGAGGTGGTGCGGGAAGACGCCGCACGCCGTGCGCACCGAGTCGCGCTGA
- the lepB gene encoding signal peptidase I has product MAHEGNDGWRGHAKTILLAIVLAFGVRIGIAQAYEVDGPSMEPTMFQSERLFVARCAYGLSLPFVDETLVRWGSPRVGDVVIVQSPSDGLDLVKRVIGVAGDVIEVRDGVIHRNGVAIAQREVGGCDPARQLDPDPGCRVYEETLEERRWHISRSMFDLDDLPAVDVPEGHVFVVGDHRDRSNDSRFFGPIPASRLRGRVLFVD; this is encoded by the coding sequence ATGGCGCACGAGGGCAACGACGGCTGGCGCGGCCATGCGAAGACGATCCTCCTCGCGATCGTGCTCGCGTTCGGCGTCCGCATCGGCATCGCACAGGCGTACGAGGTGGACGGCCCTTCGATGGAGCCGACCATGTTCCAGTCGGAGCGCCTCTTCGTGGCGCGCTGTGCGTACGGCCTCTCGCTGCCGTTCGTCGACGAGACGCTGGTGCGCTGGGGCTCGCCGCGCGTCGGTGACGTGGTGATCGTGCAGAGCCCCAGCGACGGGCTCGATCTCGTCAAGCGCGTGATCGGCGTGGCGGGCGACGTGATCGAGGTCCGCGACGGCGTCATCCACCGCAACGGCGTCGCCATCGCGCAGCGCGAGGTCGGGGGGTGCGATCCGGCGCGCCAGCTCGATCCCGATCCCGGCTGTCGCGTCTACGAGGAGACCCTCGAGGAGCGGCGCTGGCACATCAGCCGATCGATGTTCGACCTCGACGATCTCCCGGCGGTCGACGTGCCCGAGGGTCACGTGTTCGTCGTCGGCGATCATCGCGATCGCAGCAACGACAGCCGCTTCTTCGGCCCGATCCCCGCCTCCCGCCTCCGCGGACGCGTCCTCTTCGTCGACTGA
- a CDS encoding serine/threonine-protein kinase has protein sequence MTSRALHDPNAELVPGDRIDERYVVESVIGHGTTSIVYRARSIPDGGGVALKVLRAALVRGAISATRLEREAELVARLDHPSIVRVFETGWLETGQIWIALELLEGETLEALLQREAPLGVERTVRLLDDVLAGLAVAHGAQILHRDLKPANLVVVRDERGEERGKLLDFGVGRDLRDTGPRLTAPQALVGTLAYLAPEQLTPGMDPDARADLWALAVVAYRALTGRAPFGLRGARMVATIVRHDPEPPSALVPALGARVDAFFARALAKDRDARWQDAHAMREALLALVR, from the coding sequence GTGACGTCGCGTGCGCTCCACGATCCCAACGCCGAGCTCGTCCCCGGTGACCGCATCGACGAGCGTTACGTGGTCGAGTCGGTGATCGGGCACGGGACGACGTCGATCGTGTACCGCGCGCGGTCGATCCCCGACGGCGGGGGCGTCGCGCTGAAGGTGCTGCGCGCGGCGCTGGTGCGCGGGGCGATCTCCGCGACCCGCCTCGAGCGCGAGGCCGAGCTCGTCGCGCGCCTCGATCATCCGTCGATCGTGCGCGTCTTCGAGACGGGGTGGCTCGAGACCGGGCAGATCTGGATCGCGCTCGAGCTGCTGGAGGGCGAGACGCTCGAGGCGCTCCTGCAGCGCGAGGCACCGCTCGGGGTCGAGCGCACGGTGCGCCTGCTCGACGACGTGCTCGCGGGGCTCGCGGTCGCGCACGGCGCGCAGATCCTCCATCGCGATCTGAAGCCCGCGAACCTGGTGGTGGTGCGCGACGAGCGAGGCGAGGAGCGCGGGAAGCTGCTCGACTTCGGCGTGGGGCGCGATCTGCGCGACACCGGGCCGCGGCTGACTGCGCCGCAGGCGCTGGTGGGCACGCTCGCGTACCTCGCGCCCGAGCAGCTCACGCCGGGCATGGATCCCGACGCGCGCGCCGATCTCTGGGCGCTCGCGGTGGTGGCGTACCGGGCGCTCACCGGGCGTGCGCCCTTCGGGCTGCGCGGCGCGCGCATGGTCGCGACGATCGTGCGCCACGACCCGGAGCCTCCGAGCGCGCTGGTGCCCGCGCTCGGCGCGCGCGTCGACGCGTTCTTCGCGCGGGCCCTCGCGAAGGACCGCGACGCGCGATGGCAGGACGCCCACGCGATGCGCGAGGCGTTGCTCGCGCTGGTGCGCTGA
- a CDS encoding DUF420 domain-containing protein, which yields MSSAVSPAREGSDRAFYLANAAISLAAVALLGWILVLREPAGDTGALAFMPAVNATMNGIAASCLAAGWIAIKRGKRDLHRALMLSAFGASAVFLVGYLVYHWVHGDTRYPEGAPLRGLYLGVLASHVVLSIVVFPMILATFWFALRNRFATHRKLARWTLPIWLYVSVTGVAVFLMLRLAIG from the coding sequence ATGTCGAGCGCCGTTTCTCCCGCGCGCGAGGGCTCGGACCGCGCGTTCTACCTGGCGAATGCCGCGATCTCGCTGGCGGCGGTCGCGCTGCTGGGATGGATCCTCGTGCTGCGCGAGCCTGCGGGCGACACCGGCGCGCTCGCGTTCATGCCCGCGGTGAACGCGACGATGAACGGCATCGCCGCGAGCTGTCTCGCCGCGGGATGGATCGCGATCAAGCGCGGCAAGCGCGACCTGCACCGCGCGCTGATGCTCTCGGCGTTCGGCGCGTCGGCGGTCTTCCTGGTCGGCTATCTCGTCTATCACTGGGTGCACGGCGACACGCGTTATCCCGAGGGCGCGCCGCTGCGCGGGCTCTATCTCGGCGTGCTCGCCTCGCACGTCGTGCTCTCGATCGTCGTGTTCCCGATGATCCTCGCGACGTTCTGGTTCGCGCTGCGCAATCGCTTCGCGACGCATCGCAAGCTCGCGCGCTGGACCCTGCCGATCTGGCTCTACGTGTCGGTGACCGGGGTCGCGGTGTTCCTGATGCTGCGGCTCGCGATCGGGTGA